A single genomic interval of Persephonella atlantica harbors:
- a CDS encoding sensor domain-containing diguanylate cyclase, with the protein MTLFEQALQDVYDDFFKNMIQNPLHTDFFSGKDINSIKEKQIRGITYLHLLFMKKDEKKLKEKLLYLGKLHYRLGIEFALFLETVNRLEILIIKELLKKKIDDIEKQYFESSSFFEQIRHYTALGYLKEYVKEEKKLIREFIEANLQKRTFTVKKIIEKHLQWEEKILDFISDENGKLDVETDFNKCDVGRWFKGINRKNLNRATLQKLEKLHIEIHHIAESIISFKKDGKYDLLVNEYHYFIKANLLFLSSLITFVFTERIKELQKDSLTGALSRSVLEDIYSKIMELSILSGQPFGIAFVDIDNFKKVNDKFGHTVGDTVLRKVAQIMKKNIRKSDYLFRYGGEEFIILTPATGKEDFFKLLERIRKEIQSTKVKGVSVTVSVGGAVIRDKKYIPLEHLIEEADRLMYRAKKEGKNRVIVEEIKI; encoded by the coding sequence ATGACTCTGTTTGAACAGGCATTACAGGACGTCTACGACGATTTTTTTAAAAACATGATTCAAAACCCCCTTCACACAGATTTTTTTTCTGGAAAAGATATAAACTCAATAAAAGAAAAACAGATAAGAGGCATTACCTATCTACACTTGTTATTTATGAAAAAAGATGAGAAAAAGCTAAAAGAGAAACTGTTATACCTGGGCAAGCTTCATTACAGACTGGGTATTGAGTTTGCCCTTTTCCTTGAGACAGTAAATAGACTCGAGATCCTTATCATTAAAGAACTGCTTAAAAAAAAGATAGACGACATTGAAAAACAGTATTTCGAAAGTAGCAGTTTTTTTGAACAGATAAGGCATTACACAGCTCTCGGATATCTGAAAGAGTACGTCAAAGAAGAAAAAAAACTTATCAGGGAGTTTATAGAAGCAAATCTCCAGAAAAGAACTTTTACAGTAAAAAAAATTATAGAAAAACATCTTCAGTGGGAAGAAAAAATTCTTGATTTTATATCTGACGAAAATGGAAAACTGGACGTTGAAACGGACTTCAACAAATGTGATGTAGGAAGATGGTTTAAAGGGATAAATAGAAAAAATCTAAATAGAGCTACACTGCAGAAGCTGGAAAAACTGCATATAGAGATTCACCACATAGCTGAAAGTATAATATCCTTTAAAAAAGATGGGAAGTATGACCTGCTTGTAAATGAGTACCATTACTTTATAAAAGCAAATCTACTATTTCTGTCTTCACTTATTACCTTTGTTTTTACAGAAAGGATTAAAGAATTACAAAAGGACTCCTTAACGGGAGCTCTTTCCCGCTCAGTACTTGAAGACATATACTCAAAGATAATGGAACTGTCTATACTCTCTGGACAGCCATTTGGAATTGCATTTGTTGATATTGACAACTTTAAAAAAGTTAACGATAAATTTGGACATACTGTTGGAGATACTGTTCTGAGAAAAGTAGCCCAGATAATGAAAAAAAATATAAGGAAGTCGGACTACCTGTTTCGCTACGGTGGAGAGGAATTTATCATTTTAACACCAGCAACAGGTAAAGAAGATTTTTTTAAACTTCTTGAGAGGATAAGAAAAGAAATACAGTCCACAAAGGTAAAAGGTGTCTCTGTTACAGTCAGTGTAGGAGGAGCAGTAATCAGAGATAAAAAATACATTCCCCTGGAGCATCTCATAGAAGAAGCAGACAGACTTATGTACAGAGCAAAAAAGGAAGGAAAAAACAGGGTTATAGTGGAGGAGATAAAGATTTGA
- the proB gene encoding glutamate 5-kinase yields the protein MDRKQAVKNTKRAVIKIGSQLLEKNGQIDTDFVKNLSSNIKHLQSRGIEPVIVSSGAVLAGVKKLGLKKKPTSITEKQAVASVGQAYLMQIYDQIFSENGQIIGQILLTIEGLRERKRYVLAQNTINKLIEMGVIPIVNENDTIAVDEIVFGDNDFLAAHVSVLIGADLLVILSTAGGVYTKSPEEEDSQLILEIKEIDKALQYAKASTSKFGTGGMRSKLEAAKIAVSHQIPVVIAPKEKDILLKIFDGELAGTFIHPQKERKLTKKKSWLKLLSAPKGRIIVDKGAEKALKEGKSLLPAGIIDVEGIFSKNDVVAIVSEEGQIIGKGIVNYSSKELKKVKRKKSSEVERILNKKFTEAIHTDNLVVF from the coding sequence ATGGATAGGAAGCAGGCTGTAAAAAATACAAAAAGAGCAGTTATAAAAATAGGCTCCCAGCTTTTAGAAAAAAATGGACAGATAGACACAGACTTTGTAAAAAATCTGTCATCAAATATAAAACACCTCCAAAGCAGAGGAATAGAACCTGTTATCGTTTCATCAGGGGCTGTTCTTGCTGGAGTAAAAAAGTTAGGCCTGAAGAAAAAGCCCACATCAATTACAGAAAAGCAGGCTGTAGCATCTGTTGGGCAGGCATATCTTATGCAGATTTACGACCAGATATTTTCTGAAAATGGCCAGATTATTGGACAGATTTTGCTCACTATTGAAGGCCTCAGAGAGAGAAAGCGTTATGTTCTGGCACAGAACACAATAAACAAGCTGATAGAGATGGGAGTTATCCCAATAGTAAACGAGAACGACACAATAGCTGTTGATGAGATAGTTTTTGGGGATAACGACTTTCTGGCAGCCCATGTTTCTGTTTTAATCGGTGCAGACCTGCTTGTTATCCTATCAACAGCAGGAGGCGTTTACACTAAAAGTCCAGAAGAAGAGGATTCACAGCTAATCTTAGAGATAAAAGAGATAGATAAAGCCCTTCAGTATGCTAAAGCATCAACCTCAAAGTTTGGAACAGGGGGTATGAGAAGCAAGTTAGAAGCAGCAAAGATAGCAGTATCCCACCAGATACCTGTTGTTATAGCACCAAAGGAAAAGGATATCTTACTCAAAATTTTTGATGGTGAGTTAGCAGGCACTTTTATACATCCCCAGAAAGAAAGAAAACTGACCAAAAAGAAAAGCTGGCTGAAACTCCTGTCAGCTCCAAAAGGAAGGATAATCGTTGATAAAGGAGCAGAAAAAGCATTAAAGGAAGGGAAAAGCCTCCTTCCAGCAGGAATAATAGACGTGGAAGGTATATTTTCAAAAAATGATGTTGTTGCAATCGTGAGTGAAGAGGGACAGATTATAGGTAAAGGTATTGTAAACTACAGCTCAAAGGAGCTAAAAAAAGTTAAAAGAAAAAAGTCCTCTGAGGTTGAAAGGATTTTGAACAAAAAGTTTACAGAAGCAATCCATACAGACAACTTAGTGGTTTTTTAG
- a CDS encoding NAD(P)-dependent oxidoreductase: MRIGWIGLGHMGLPMAKNLSEKGFDVVVWNRTKEKAEKSGLPFVETIKELLSRSDVVITMLFGSQSVEEVYKEITKHSIKGKIFIDMTTVHPETAKKTAELIIKNGGDFLEAPVLGSVIPAREGKLTVLVSGDSETFEKCKNIFSAVGKSIYYMGDYGNASKMKLINNTVLASFMSVISEAFTFGIKAGLEPETVMQILSDGAGKSAVLEAKKEKLLKKDYSTHFSISLIHKDICYALDIAKEYNFPAVITSQTLTLLSSAKAHKLSDKDFSSIVEIYKKLGNVEEEK, encoded by the coding sequence ATGAGAATAGGATGGATAGGTCTCGGTCATATGGGTCTGCCTATGGCCAAAAATCTGTCAGAGAAAGGATTTGATGTTGTTGTGTGGAACAGGACAAAAGAAAAAGCTGAAAAAAGTGGTCTGCCTTTTGTAGAAACGATAAAAGAGCTCCTGAGCAGAAGCGATGTTGTGATAACAATGCTGTTTGGTTCCCAGTCTGTGGAAGAAGTATACAAAGAGATTACAAAACACAGCATAAAGGGAAAGATATTTATAGACATGACAACTGTTCATCCAGAGACGGCAAAAAAAACAGCAGAGCTGATTATAAAAAACGGTGGAGATTTTCTTGAAGCTCCCGTTCTGGGAAGTGTAATTCCTGCAAGAGAAGGAAAACTGACAGTACTGGTGAGCGGAGACAGTGAAACTTTTGAAAAATGTAAAAATATATTCAGTGCAGTTGGAAAAAGTATATATTACATGGGAGATTACGGCAATGCATCAAAGATGAAGCTGATAAACAACACTGTCCTTGCCTCCTTTATGTCTGTAATCTCAGAGGCTTTCACATTTGGTATAAAGGCTGGTCTTGAACCAGAAACAGTTATGCAGATACTTTCAGATGGAGCTGGTAAGTCAGCGGTTTTAGAAGCAAAAAAAGAAAAACTTCTGAAAAAAGATTACTCAACCCATTTTTCCATCTCACTTATACACAAAGATATATGCTATGCATTAGATATAGCAAAGGAGTATAACTTTCCTGCAGTGATAACCTCACAGACTCTTACCCTTTTAAGTTCTGCAAAAGCCCACAAGCTGTCTGACAAAGACTTTTCATCTATTGTTGAGATATACAAAAAATTAGGAAATGTAGAGGAGGAAAAATGA
- a CDS encoding tRNA (adenine-N1)-methyltransferase has translation MIKEGDTVQLTDGKNSFFLKVKKGEIFGTHRGNIKHDEIITAGYGGEVKTHKGHPFMILRPTLHDIIMFGIKRKTQIIYPKDSSYITLKLGLTDGMKVLESGVGSGALTIVMANAVKPSGKIYSYEKEEKYIKNAYSNIKLAGLEKYVEIKHHSLDQPLPENFFDAAFIDVREPWLYIDNIKKSLKKGSPIGFLVPTTNQVSNTLQALKENNFINLEVVELLERHYKPVPDRLRPEDRMVAHTGYLIFGRNG, from the coding sequence ATGATAAAAGAGGGAGATACAGTCCAGCTTACAGATGGGAAAAACAGCTTTTTCCTGAAGGTTAAAAAAGGTGAGATATTTGGAACCCATAGGGGTAACATAAAACATGACGAAATTATTACGGCAGGATACGGCGGAGAGGTAAAAACCCACAAAGGGCACCCGTTTATGATTCTCCGCCCTACACTTCACGACATCATAATGTTCGGCATAAAAAGAAAAACCCAGATTATATACCCAAAAGACAGCAGTTACATAACGCTAAAATTAGGACTTACAGATGGGATGAAGGTTTTAGAATCAGGAGTGGGAAGCGGAGCACTGACAATTGTTATGGCAAATGCTGTAAAACCTTCCGGAAAGATATACTCATACGAAAAAGAGGAAAAATATATAAAAAATGCTTACAGTAACATAAAGCTTGCAGGTCTTGAAAAATATGTGGAGATAAAACATCACAGTCTTGACCAGCCTTTACCTGAAAACTTTTTTGATGCAGCATTTATTGACGTTAGGGAGCCGTGGCTTTACATAGATAACATAAAAAAATCCCTTAAAAAAGGTTCTCCTATAGGTTTCTTAGTTCCCACAACCAATCAGGTCAGTAACACACTGCAGGCACTAAAAGAAAATAACTTTATAAACTTAGAGGTTGTAGAGCTGTTAGAGAGGCATTACAAACCTGTTCCAGACAGACTCAGACCTGAAGACAGAATGGTAGCCCACACAGGATACCTTATATTTGGGAGAAATGGCTGA
- a CDS encoding SBBP repeat-containing protein — MKKLFLIPLILIFSSLIIYLELFNSGKVKENTLTGKGLQKKLVSLSVPFIQNQGQIDSNVKFYAKTFSGTVFLTKDGEIVYSLPKKEGKEKFSLLVFKEIFPKIKKVQLKGEDESKTRVSYFKGNDEKNWKTNLKTFNWVKVGQIAKGVELKVKAYGKKVEKFFYVKPEGNPESIKVKLEGISGLEINKAGELVVNTQIGKVKFTYPVAYQYTEKGKKKFVNVEYAVLDRNTYSFRVKGSYDKNKTLIIDPVLASTFLGGTQEDRAYSMAIDSGGNIIVAGNSYSTDYPVVSGAYQTSPQGFPEIVVSKISGDLTTLLASTYIGGSGGQTAYSVAVDSSDNIIIVGYTSSNDYPTTPTTYSTLLNGSTDIVITKFKSDLTSLVASTYFGGSSGERALSVTLDSSDNIILTGYTYSSNFPTSPPAYNRNFAGGITDIFVTKFKPDLSTFLASTYIGGTGTYEEGKSVAVDSFGNIIIVGYTDANDYPTTPPVYSTSNSGHEDIVITKFDSNLSSLVASTYFGGLLEERAFSVTLDSSDNIIITGYTRSSNFPTSPPAYNRNLTGSSDIFVTKFKPDLSTFLASTYIGGNSYEEAYSVVLDSSGNIFITGKSNSDNYPTTSGAYSPTKNSQYDIVLTKLNSDLSDILASTFIGGSGNEEGHALVVDGSDNIYVAGFSDSTDYITTDGVYDSTSNSIDIVISKLSNDLSNGIPYVNSFSVNPSYGDIPLSVTFSWNVSDVDDKNLTCYIDVDSDGVNDYTINDCKNNTTQTHTYGLVGIYNAKFTVSDSKGSSSVSISLRTDLPLNNSPVINSFTPTPSSGNEPLTVTFNWNVSDVDGDTLICKLDIDNDGNDDYTINDCGNNTSQQHTYNNSGYYTATLIVYDGNGGAANRTISVYVKGSSKTESDGGNGCNTLTPMNTLFTLIVPLMLLLRRFVRND; from the coding sequence ATGAAAAAGCTCTTTCTTATCCCCCTAATCCTTATATTTTCATCTTTGATTATTTATTTAGAACTGTTCAACTCAGGAAAAGTTAAAGAAAACACTTTAACAGGAAAAGGTTTACAAAAAAAACTTGTTTCTTTGTCTGTTCCTTTTATTCAAAATCAAGGTCAAATTGATAGTAATGTAAAGTTTTATGCGAAAACTTTCAGTGGGACTGTTTTTTTGACAAAAGATGGGGAAATTGTTTACTCTTTACCTAAAAAAGAAGGAAAAGAAAAGTTCTCCTTATTGGTTTTTAAAGAAATTTTTCCTAAAATTAAAAAGGTACAGCTAAAAGGCGAGGATGAATCTAAAACAAGGGTTAGTTATTTTAAAGGTAATGATGAAAAGAACTGGAAAACAAATCTAAAAACTTTCAACTGGGTCAAAGTCGGTCAGATAGCTAAAGGTGTTGAGTTAAAAGTTAAAGCCTATGGAAAAAAGGTTGAAAAATTTTTCTATGTAAAACCTGAAGGGAATCCAGAATCTATAAAAGTTAAGTTAGAAGGGATTTCAGGTTTAGAGATTAATAAAGCTGGTGAACTTGTAGTTAATACACAGATTGGTAAAGTTAAGTTTACATATCCTGTTGCTTATCAATACACAGAAAAAGGAAAGAAAAAGTTTGTAAATGTAGAGTATGCAGTTCTTGACAGAAATACATACTCATTTAGAGTTAAAGGAAGTTATGATAAAAATAAGACATTAATTATAGACCCTGTATTGGCTTCAACCTTTTTAGGTGGAACTCAGGAAGATAGAGCTTATTCTATGGCTATAGATAGTGGAGGAAACATTATTGTTGCTGGAAACTCTTATTCTACAGATTATCCAGTTGTTTCTGGTGCTTACCAAACATCTCCACAGGGATTTCCAGAAATTGTTGTATCTAAAATAAGCGGTGACTTAACAACACTACTGGCATCTACCTATATTGGAGGGAGTGGTGGACAGACTGCATATTCTGTTGCAGTGGACAGTTCTGACAATATTATCATCGTGGGTTACACATCTTCAAATGACTATCCTACAACTCCAACTACCTACAGCACTTTACTTAATGGAAGTACAGACATAGTAATAACAAAGTTTAAATCAGACCTTACTTCTCTTGTTGCTTCTACATATTTTGGTGGTAGTAGTGGAGAAAGAGCTCTATCTGTTACTTTAGATAGTTCAGATAATATAATCCTTACAGGATACACATACTCTTCTAACTTTCCAACTTCTCCTCCTGCGTATAATAGAAATTTTGCTGGAGGAATTACTGACATATTTGTGACAAAATTTAAACCTGATTTGTCAACATTTTTAGCCTCTACCTATATTGGGGGGACTGGTACTTATGAAGAGGGAAAATCTGTTGCAGTAGATAGTTTTGGGAATATTATCATTGTAGGTTATACAGACGCAAATGACTATCCTACAACTCCTCCCGTTTACAGCACTTCTAACAGCGGACATGAAGACATAGTAATAACAAAGTTTGATTCAAATCTTAGTTCTCTTGTTGCTTCCACATATTTTGGTGGTCTTCTTGAAGAAAGAGCTTTTTCTGTCACTTTAGATAGTTCAGATAATATAATCATCACAGGATACACACGTTCTTCTAATTTTCCAACTTCTCCTCCTGCTTATAACAGAAACTTAACAGGTTCATCTGACATATTTGTGACAAAATTTAAACCTGATTTGTCAACATTTTTAGCTTCTACCTATATTGGGGGAAACAGTTATGAAGAGGCTTATTCTGTAGTATTAGACAGTTCTGGCAATATTTTCATAACTGGAAAATCAAATTCAGATAACTATCCCACAACTTCTGGGGCTTACTCTCCTACTAAAAATAGCCAGTATGATATTGTTTTAACCAAACTTAACAGTGATTTATCTGATATTTTAGCATCAACCTTTATCGGAGGCAGTGGTAATGAGGAAGGACATGCACTTGTAGTAGATGGTTCGGATAACATTTATGTTGCAGGTTTTTCAGATTCAACAGACTATATAACAACCGACGGAGTTTATGACTCTACATCCAATAGTATAGATATAGTAATATCTAAGCTAAGCAATGATTTATCTAACGGAATTCCTTATGTAAATTCTTTTTCAGTAAATCCATCTTATGGAGACATTCCACTGTCAGTAACATTTAGCTGGAATGTTTCAGATGTAGATGACAAAAACTTAACCTGTTACATAGATGTTGATAGTGACGGAGTCAATGATTACACAATAAATGATTGTAAAAATAATACTACCCAGACCCATACATACGGTCTTGTGGGGATATATAATGCAAAGTTTACTGTATCTGATAGTAAAGGCAGCAGTTCAGTTTCCATCAGTTTAAGGACAGATTTGCCTTTAAACAATAGCCCAGTAATAAACTCATTCACTCCAACTCCAAGCTCTGGAAATGAGCCGTTAACGGTAACATTTAACTGGAATGTTTCAGATGTAGATGGAGACACCTTAATTTGTAAACTTGACATAGATAACGACGGAAACGACGATTACACAATAAACGATTGTGGTAACAACACATCACAACAACATACATATAATAATTCTGGATACTACACAGCTACACTGATTGTTTATGACGGTAATGGCGGAGCAGCTAATAGAACTATTAGCGTTTATGTTAAAGGTAGTAGCAAAACAGAAAGTGATGGTGGAAATGGATGTAACACATTAACTCCAATGAATACTCTATTTACTTTAATTGTTCCTCTGATGCTTCTGCTTAGAAGGTTTGTAAGAAACGATTAA
- a CDS encoding endonuclease V — MKNLQQIEELKKEQLNLSKKLKIKDRIPVEKIKTVAGIDVTFTDVWKNPTTGIACIVVMDVTENFKVIETVYVEDTVDFPYIPTFLAYRELPVILKAYEKIKTKPDAFMLDGMGILHPRKMGIASHFGVITDTVSVGCGKSKLVGDYEEPPNKKLSYSPVYVDGELRGFAVRTKKNANPVFVSPGNNISVESSLKLLIKSLGRYKLPEPTRTAHILLQKYRKRLIS, encoded by the coding sequence ATGAAAAATCTCCAGCAGATAGAGGAACTTAAAAAAGAGCAGTTAAACCTGTCAAAAAAGCTGAAAATAAAAGACAGGATACCTGTAGAAAAGATAAAAACTGTCGCAGGTATTGACGTTACATTTACAGATGTGTGGAAAAATCCCACAACAGGTATAGCCTGTATTGTTGTAATGGATGTAACAGAAAACTTTAAGGTGATAGAAACAGTGTATGTAGAAGATACAGTTGATTTCCCATACATTCCTACATTTTTAGCATATAGAGAACTTCCTGTTATTCTGAAAGCATACGAAAAAATAAAAACAAAACCTGATGCATTTATGTTAGACGGTATGGGTATTCTCCATCCAAGGAAGATGGGCATTGCATCCCACTTTGGAGTAATAACAGATACAGTCTCTGTAGGCTGTGGAAAATCAAAACTTGTCGGAGATTATGAGGAACCTCCTAATAAAAAGCTGTCTTACAGCCCTGTTTATGTAGATGGAGAGCTAAGAGGATTTGCTGTCAGAACGAAAAAGAATGCAAACCCTGTATTTGTTTCACCGGGGAACAACATATCTGTTGAAAGCAGTCTGAAACTCCTTATTAAATCTTTAGGCAGGTACAAACTGCCAGAGCCAACGAGGACAGCTCACATTCTTCTTCAAAAATACAGAAAAAGGTTAATATCATGA
- the hemE gene encoding uroporphyrinogen decarboxylase — MKDIKNDLFLRACWREPVERTPIWLMRQAGRYMPEYRALREKAGGFVAFYKNVDLSVEATILPKRILDIDASIIFSDILTPLESIGMKFEFREGEGPVFFNPIEKPDDILKLKPFKKEDVYYVGEIIKGVNRALNREIPTIGFCGAPFTLAAYMIEGRTSRDFKKAKTFMYNHPDAFKELLDKLADMLIDYLNFQIESGADAVQIFDSWGGYLSPDDYREFALPPVKKIIKGLKRDYQPVIHFTKGVAGFFDDMITSGADVYGVDWMIDIGEVKKKLNGKAAAQGNLDPIVLYAEKEVIKEKAVQILKKWGKDTGHIFNLGHGLMPDMEVEKVKYLVDVVKRESVR, encoded by the coding sequence ATGAAGGATATAAAAAACGACCTTTTTCTGAGAGCCTGCTGGAGAGAGCCTGTAGAAAGAACGCCTATATGGCTTATGAGACAGGCTGGCAGATATATGCCTGAGTACAGGGCTTTGAGAGAAAAAGCAGGAGGTTTTGTAGCATTTTACAAAAATGTTGATTTATCTGTTGAAGCTACAATTTTGCCTAAAAGAATTTTAGATATTGATGCTTCCATCATATTCTCTGACATTCTCACTCCCCTTGAATCTATAGGTATGAAGTTTGAGTTTAGAGAGGGAGAAGGTCCTGTATTTTTCAATCCTATTGAAAAACCTGATGACATTCTAAAATTGAAACCTTTTAAAAAGGAAGATGTGTATTATGTAGGGGAGATTATAAAGGGAGTAAACAGGGCATTAAATAGAGAGATACCTACAATAGGTTTTTGTGGCGCACCTTTTACACTTGCAGCTTACATGATAGAGGGAAGAACATCAAGAGATTTCAAAAAAGCGAAAACATTTATGTACAATCATCCAGATGCTTTTAAAGAACTTTTAGATAAACTGGCAGACATGCTTATTGATTACCTTAACTTTCAGATAGAGTCCGGGGCTGATGCTGTCCAGATTTTTGACAGCTGGGGCGGTTATCTGTCTCCTGACGATTACAGGGAGTTTGCACTTCCTCCTGTTAAAAAAATCATCAAAGGTTTAAAGAGGGACTATCAGCCTGTTATACATTTTACAAAGGGAGTTGCAGGATTTTTTGACGATATGATTACCTCCGGAGCTGACGTTTATGGTGTAGACTGGATGATTGATATTGGAGAGGTTAAGAAAAAGCTAAATGGAAAAGCAGCTGCACAGGGAAATCTTGACCCGATTGTCCTGTATGCAGAAAAAGAAGTTATAAAGGAAAAGGCAGTCCAGATACTGAAAAAATGGGGAAAGGATACAGGGCATATATTCAATTTAGGACATGGTCTGATGCCAGATATGGAAGTTGAAAAGGTCAAATATCTTGTAGATGTTGTAAAAAGAGAAAGTGTCAGGTAG